In a genomic window of Melitaea cinxia chromosome 27, ilMelCinx1.1, whole genome shotgun sequence:
- the LOC123667040 gene encoding hemolin-like codes for MFKLTIFALSVGAVICAPQPEKLPVMKKAPAEVLFRVSEKSELVLECATEDKEPDVEYSWLKDGKPFTPTSDIVQKDNEGTLVFKKPAKTDQGQYQCLAKTNFGTASSRVINVRETYIDVPSVNLKKHKPVEGDVFKLDCAIPNSYPKPEIKWLYQSISDPSISRTILNYRIMLSPLGDLFFTNITKEDASPEYKYVCVAKSPARDDEVVLAEHVIEDIVPGGPKDAELVKLYTSSDMTAKVGDVTMIYCIYGGTPLAYPDWYKDGKNVNNQPSDRVTRYNRSGGKRLLIKETWLSDEGEYTCIVDNGVGKVQNNTIKLTVVSAPAFIKVGPPTLVVKSGSDFTLPCEAAGAPPPALRWSLNAQSLPAGAPQSVSRGGSSAAPLSVRQARRSAAGYYGCRASSAHGDVYSETLVYVL; via the exons atgtttaaattaacaatatttgctCTGTCTGTGGGTGCTGTTATAT GCGCTCCACAGCCCGAGAAGCTGCCAGTTATGAAAAAAGCACCGGCTGAAGTTCTCTTCAGAGTGTCTGAAAAGTCTGAATTAGTTCTAGAATGTGCTACAGAAGATAAGGAACCTGACGTCGA GTACTCCTGGTTAAAAGACGGTAAACCGTTCACACCAACCTCTGACATCGTCCAAAAAGACAACGAAGGGACTCTTGTGTTCAAAAAACCCGCAAAAACCGACCAAGGCCAATACCAATGTTTGGCCAAAACCAACTTTGGAACCGCCAGTTCCAGAGTCATTAATGTCAGAGAAACTTACATCGACGTACCATCAGTTAACTTAAAGAAACACAAGCCCGTTGAAGGAGATGTCTTCAAACTAGACTGTGCCATCCCAAATTCCTATCCCAAACCCGAAATTAAATGGCTTTACCAATCCATATCCGATCCCAGCATATCTCGTACTATCCTGAATTACAGGATAATGTTGTCGCCTTTGGGCGATTTgttctttactaatattactaAAGAGGATGCGAGTCCAGAGTACAAATACGTCTGTGTTGCGAAGTCACCAGCTCGTGATGATGAGGTGGTGCTGGCAGAACATGTGATCGAGGATATTGTTCCTGGTGGTCCCAAAGACGCGGAGTTGGTAAAACTGTATACCAGTAGCGATATGACGGCCAAAGTCGGTGACGTCACGATGATTTACTGCATTTATGGCGGAAC TCCCCTGGCCTACCCGGACTGGTACAAAGACGGTAAGAACGTGAACAACCAGCCTTCCGACCGCGTGACCCGCTACAACAGGAGTGGCGGCAAACGATTGCTTATCAAGGAGACCTGGCTGTCTGACGAGGGCGAGTACACCTGCATCGTTGACAATGGAGTCGGCAAGGTCCAGAATAACACCATCAAGCTTACCGTTGTCA GCGCGCCCGCATTCATCAAAGTAGGTCCACCTACGTTGGTCGTGAAGTCGGGCTCGGACTTCACGCTCCCCTGCGAGGCGGCCGGGGCCCCGCCGCCCGCGCTCCGCTGGTCGCTCAACGCGCAGAGCCTGCCCGCGGGCGCTCCGCAGTCCGTCTCGCGGGGCGGCAGCTCGGCCGCGCCGCTGAGCGTGCGCCAGGCGCGGCGCTCCGCCGCGGGCTACTACGGCTGCCGCGCGAGCAGCGCCCACGGGGACGTGTACTCCGAGACGCTGGTCTACGTGCTCTGA
- the LOC123667054 gene encoding protein TEX261 has translation MYFMFLLSILSLVLQATFITLALAAGLFYLAELVEEYTVMAKYVISWVVIATVVIHLGLILFEDIPLYLNAIGVIQQILYGFLLKDFPVVRVTSVAFMTAVLNLILHHYLAIKYFGQVHYAFSEVLAYFTLCLWIVPLALFVSLSANDYVLPTTGERQHLLDDDNVVTDYLSRKAKRYSLLSFFSFAKESILPQRSKKAF, from the exons atgtatttCATGTTTTTATTGAGCATATTGTCCCTGGTGTTACAGGCGACGTTTATAACGTTAGCTTTAG CGGCCGGATTATTCTATCTAGCCGAGTTAGTCGAGGAGTACACGGTTATGGCAAAATATGTAATATCATGGGTTGTCATT gCAACAGTAGTAATCCACTTGGGACTGATACTCTTCGAAGATATACCGCTGTACTTGAATGCAATTGGAGTTATACAGCAGATTTTGTACGGATTTTTATTGAAAGATTTTCCAGTCGTCCGAGTTACCAGTGTCGCCTTCATGACTGCTGTTTTGAATCTGATATTACATCACTATCTGGCGATTAAGTACTTTGGACAAGTCCATTATGCCTTTTCTGAG GTTCTAGCTTACTTTACTCTCTGCCTATGGATAGTGCCCTTGGCCCTTTTTGTTTCACTGTCAGCAAATGACTATGTGCTGCCAACTACCGGAGAAAGACAGCACTTATTag ATGACGACAACGTGGTCACAGATTACTTATCTCGGAAAGCGAAACGGTACAGTCTCCTGTCATTCTTCAGTTTCGCTAAAGAATCAATACTACCGCAGAGAAGCAAAAaggctttttaa